One segment of Rhodopirellula baltica SH 1 DNA contains the following:
- a CDS encoding GNAT family N-acetyltransferase, whose protein sequence is MIHIEMSDSPEDLLSGGNTWDRLAGGIPFRQTVWLRSWWQQFGDAERAFFMVARDESGDCRGLLPLERTEGDFRRLQTLAAGNVCTDHVSILVRPEDREEVATAFAKHLIQCSADRKHGWDQIDFDGTIAGDPAMEVLARSLVADDVPTNIHSRMHLWFNRCEATWEDLLATRSRKYRNRVRGLLRKLDESDGELFVRDAGAPEEVHMGLMKLIELHQKRWQDVGEPGTYADDRMVRFVTDATVEMSKRGRLVLPQLIYKGEVIATELHYIGDDGRQYCYSTGVNHAYPDLKPGIMLNSHMFREAHRLGRAGIDYMRGDETYKGRLHSRPIPLLEIAVFAKHARGQMRMAQDRATQLLKVQWRRMKDLPQDQPLTLDEAFAEEHRDFLPDQTITQNFVEETPACVSAALDTTVEEADDLSDSPVIYSIRDYQRADDFSHEPSN, encoded by the coding sequence ATGATCCACATTGAAATGAGCGATTCGCCCGAAGACTTGTTGTCCGGCGGAAACACCTGGGACCGCCTCGCGGGCGGAATTCCTTTTCGTCAGACCGTTTGGCTGAGGTCATGGTGGCAGCAGTTTGGCGATGCCGAACGAGCTTTCTTCATGGTCGCCCGCGATGAATCGGGCGATTGCCGTGGATTGCTGCCGTTGGAGCGAACGGAGGGCGATTTTCGTCGGTTACAAACGCTCGCAGCCGGGAACGTGTGCACCGATCACGTTTCGATTCTGGTGCGACCGGAAGATCGCGAAGAGGTTGCCACCGCATTTGCAAAACACTTGATTCAGTGTTCCGCCGACCGAAAACATGGTTGGGACCAAATTGATTTTGACGGGACCATCGCAGGCGATCCCGCGATGGAAGTTTTGGCACGCAGCCTTGTTGCGGACGATGTGCCTACCAACATCCACAGCCGAATGCATCTTTGGTTCAATCGCTGCGAAGCAACTTGGGAAGACTTGCTGGCAACGCGTTCGCGAAAGTATCGAAATCGAGTTCGCGGGTTGCTTCGCAAGTTGGACGAAAGCGACGGAGAACTCTTCGTCCGCGATGCGGGGGCCCCTGAAGAAGTTCACATGGGGCTGATGAAGCTGATCGAGTTGCATCAGAAACGTTGGCAAGACGTCGGTGAACCGGGAACCTATGCCGATGACCGCATGGTTCGGTTTGTCACCGATGCCACCGTCGAAATGAGCAAACGCGGACGATTGGTGTTGCCTCAATTGATCTACAAAGGTGAAGTCATTGCGACGGAGTTGCACTACATCGGTGATGATGGACGACAGTACTGTTACAGCACCGGTGTCAATCATGCTTACCCCGATCTGAAGCCGGGCATCATGTTGAACTCGCATATGTTCCGTGAAGCTCACCGACTTGGGCGAGCAGGGATCGACTACATGCGAGGCGATGAAACTTACAAGGGACGCCTGCACTCGCGTCCGATTCCGCTATTGGAAATTGCCGTGTTTGCGAAGCACGCTCGCGGGCAAATGCGAATGGCTCAAGATCGTGCCACACAGCTATTGAAGGTGCAGTGGCGTCGCATGAAGGATTTGCCGCAAGATCAACCGCTCACTCTAGACGAAGCCTTCGCCGAAGAGCATCGGGACTTTTTGCCCGATCAAACGATCACGCAAAACTTTGTCGAGGAGACTCCGGCGTGTGTCTCAGCCGCGTTGGACACCACCGTCGAAGAAGCGGATGACCTGTCTGATTCGCCTGTGATCTACTCGATTCGCGACTACCAACGTGCGGATGATTTCTCGCACGAACCAAGTAATTGA
- a CDS encoding GNAT family N-acetyltransferase, with protein sequence MISRTNQVIEALMMSAMLAILYRAIRRLHVMDVTCLLHATADQAAAAAAQRRSMGLESEAFVARAIEQDQLKQLLQEGRIDPIVGSGIVHTDASREHGPGDQWLFGMWEGDRVVSFVWAATGYIPATENFSRSAHLGSSLNMPTHCGFLFNAWTDQDHRGRGLMATLLQKLIRDDALELKLHDWFATTDWTNAASQSTFYKSGFERVGRLYRVGRGRMQASVVPDLERRMKETVLTESNRQRPGIALDAPGLRWSL encoded by the coding sequence ATGATTTCTCGCACGAACCAAGTAATTGAGGCATTGATGATGTCAGCAATGCTAGCGATTCTCTATCGGGCGATTCGGCGGTTGCATGTGATGGATGTCACGTGTTTGTTGCACGCAACTGCGGACCAAGCTGCTGCGGCTGCTGCTCAGCGTCGATCCATGGGGCTCGAATCGGAAGCATTCGTGGCTCGGGCGATTGAGCAGGATCAGCTCAAACAATTGCTTCAGGAAGGTCGCATTGACCCGATCGTCGGATCCGGGATTGTCCACACTGATGCATCGCGTGAACATGGTCCGGGAGATCAATGGCTGTTTGGAATGTGGGAGGGCGACCGCGTTGTCTCGTTCGTTTGGGCGGCAACCGGCTACATTCCCGCGACAGAAAACTTCAGCCGAAGTGCTCACTTAGGATCGTCGCTCAATATGCCCACGCATTGTGGGTTCCTCTTCAATGCGTGGACGGACCAGGATCATCGTGGCCGCGGACTCATGGCGACTTTGCTTCAGAAATTGATCAGGGATGACGCACTAGAACTGAAACTTCATGATTGGTTCGCAACGACGGATTGGACCAACGCTGCCTCGCAAAGCACGTTTTACAAGTCCGGTTTCGAACGCGTTGGACGCCTTTATCGCGTCGGTCGCGGACGAATGCAGGCCAGTGTCGTTCCTGATTTGGAACGTCGTATGAAAGAGACGGTGCTGACTGAATCAAACCGACAAAGGCCAGGGATCGCTTTGGACGCCCCCGGACTACGCTGGTCTTTGTGA
- a CDS encoding alpha/beta hydrolase, which produces MKSMRPIRNWSRRIRFGLLNRFVLRPTTEPIDYRPQVRCRVSLLDHMNSGANNGSTPNEWIECFVHRIGDTTASKVADNSSLDDWRDIPPPNDLVLKFPGTGGRAERSTPFPMQPNQPISPSAEVWTWNPPGYGGSPGHATLKNLSGAAAAWSQKILDARTQTVADGCSTRIWLCGNSLGCLPAMHVGASLMDAYPSAILWIRNPPDLRRVILNISARYRATTAMQHVSAVLPKNVDAIDLAARCEIPAVFLMSEKDSLVLPEYQMAIHAAYAGPKLVVELSGLSHDDVLEEEHRPAINNALDWVIHQSQRPA; this is translated from the coding sequence ATGAAAAGCATGCGTCCGATTCGCAATTGGTCCCGACGCATTCGTTTTGGACTGCTCAATCGCTTTGTACTTCGACCAACCACGGAACCGATCGACTATCGGCCGCAGGTTCGTTGTCGAGTATCGTTGCTGGACCATATGAATTCGGGTGCCAACAATGGTTCCACCCCCAACGAATGGATTGAATGCTTCGTCCATCGCATCGGTGATACAACGGCGAGCAAAGTTGCAGACAACAGCAGCCTGGATGATTGGCGAGACATCCCGCCGCCCAACGATCTTGTTCTCAAGTTCCCGGGGACCGGTGGACGAGCCGAGCGGTCGACGCCGTTCCCGATGCAACCCAACCAACCGATCTCGCCGAGTGCAGAGGTTTGGACATGGAATCCTCCCGGCTACGGTGGCAGCCCTGGTCATGCGACGCTGAAGAACTTGTCCGGTGCAGCGGCGGCCTGGAGCCAAAAGATTCTCGATGCACGTACGCAAACAGTCGCCGATGGCTGCTCAACTCGAATTTGGTTGTGCGGCAACAGCCTAGGGTGTCTTCCCGCGATGCATGTCGGGGCGTCGTTGATGGATGCGTATCCATCCGCGATCCTTTGGATTCGCAATCCGCCTGATTTGCGCCGCGTCATCCTCAACATCTCAGCTCGCTATCGGGCGACCACCGCGATGCAGCACGTCTCCGCAGTGCTGCCCAAAAACGTCGACGCGATCGATTTGGCTGCCCGTTGCGAGATCCCAGCGGTGTTTCTCATGTCAGAGAAAGATTCACTGGTGTTGCCGGAATATCAGATGGCAATCCATGCCGCTTACGCTGGTCCAAAACTGGTGGTGGAACTGTCTGGACTCAGTCACGACGATGTGCTGGAAGAAGAGCATCGCCCAGCGATCAACAATGCACTGGATTGGGTGATTCACCAATCACAAAGACCAGCGTAG
- the gatB gene encoding Asp-tRNA(Asn)/Glu-tRNA(Gln) amidotransferase subunit GatB: MTASAILACQKYPVTTIIGLEVHVQLKTQTKLFCGCTTEFGAPPNTQVCPVCLGMPGALPVMNREAIALSVKTGLALNCDIPPLTKWDRKQYFYPDLPKGYQISQFDLPICADGHLAISTDDGETERRIGLVRAHLEEDAGKSMHDEASGISDTKIDLNRCGTPLLEIVSQPDLRSADEAKAYLSELKLLLTHLKVSDCEMQEGSLRVDANVNLHIDVEGKKIATPIVEIKNLNSFRNVQRAIDYEVQRQLVDWEENRQTIDDAPKTTRGWDDSAEQTFAQREKEESADYRYFPDPDLLPVRLPREYVESISESLGELPAVTRERLQTQHGIKPYDADVIVNQGPDVIDYFETAVGASGDGRRTSSWMMQDVMRTMKERSIDIDAFPIPAERLGELIRMIADGKLDNNRARDVFEHLLTHDESIEQATKSLGIEAVDDDALESLCKELLAANPQVVEDVKGGKQQAVGALIGQAKKKNPNASPQAVRQLLIDLIAKM, encoded by the coding sequence ATGACTGCCTCCGCGATCTTGGCCTGCCAAAAATATCCCGTCACGACCATCATCGGGTTGGAAGTCCACGTCCAACTGAAGACGCAAACCAAGCTGTTTTGCGGATGCACCACCGAATTCGGTGCCCCGCCCAACACTCAGGTTTGCCCGGTCTGCCTGGGGATGCCAGGGGCGCTTCCCGTGATGAACCGCGAAGCGATCGCGTTGTCGGTCAAAACCGGATTGGCACTCAACTGCGACATCCCACCGCTGACTAAGTGGGATCGCAAGCAATACTTTTATCCCGATTTGCCGAAGGGCTATCAAATCAGCCAGTTTGATTTGCCGATCTGCGCCGACGGGCACCTGGCAATCAGCACGGACGATGGCGAAACCGAACGCCGAATCGGACTCGTGCGAGCTCACCTGGAAGAAGACGCTGGCAAGAGCATGCACGACGAAGCGTCGGGGATCAGCGACACCAAGATCGACCTCAACCGATGCGGCACGCCTCTGCTGGAAATCGTCAGCCAACCGGACCTCCGGTCGGCCGATGAGGCCAAGGCTTACCTCAGCGAACTCAAATTGCTGCTGACTCACCTGAAGGTCTCCGATTGCGAGATGCAGGAAGGCAGCCTGCGAGTCGACGCCAACGTGAACCTGCACATCGACGTCGAAGGCAAAAAGATCGCGACCCCGATCGTCGAAATCAAAAACCTCAACAGCTTCCGAAACGTCCAGCGAGCGATCGACTACGAAGTGCAACGACAGCTGGTCGACTGGGAAGAAAATCGCCAAACGATCGACGACGCTCCCAAGACCACTCGCGGCTGGGATGACTCCGCCGAGCAAACCTTTGCTCAGCGAGAAAAGGAAGAATCGGCTGACTACCGATACTTCCCCGACCCTGATTTGCTGCCCGTCCGCCTGCCTCGCGAATACGTGGAATCGATCTCGGAATCGTTGGGCGAATTGCCGGCTGTCACGCGAGAACGACTGCAGACGCAGCACGGCATCAAACCCTACGACGCCGACGTGATCGTCAACCAAGGTCCGGACGTGATCGATTACTTCGAGACCGCCGTGGGAGCCAGCGGCGATGGACGTCGCACATCGTCGTGGATGATGCAGGACGTGATGCGGACGATGAAGGAACGCAGCATCGACATCGATGCGTTTCCGATTCCAGCCGAGCGACTTGGCGAATTGATCCGCATGATCGCCGACGGAAAGCTGGACAACAATCGCGCTCGCGACGTGTTCGAACACTTGCTCACGCATGACGAATCGATCGAACAAGCGACCAAGTCGTTGGGCATCGAAGCGGTTGACGACGACGCGTTGGAATCGCTGTGCAAGGAACTGCTGGCGGCCAATCCGCAAGTTGTCGAGGACGTGAAGGGCGGCAAGCAACAAGCGGTTGGAGCCTTGATCGGGCAAGCCAAAAAGAAGAACCCCAATGCTTCGCCACAAGCCGTTCGCCAATTGCTGATCGACCTGATCGCGAAGATGTAG
- a CDS encoding alpha/beta hydrolase — translation MQQSPQCEIEMFDGAGRLRLMSRQWRVTRPRGRVVFLHGIVSHSGWYLASCDALAQNGFEVHFLDRRGSGGNPSRRGDVDDWRQWIDDVVCFLKTQPRDVPLILGGISWGGKLASVLAAEHPDLIDGLALVCPGIYAAQFPSPAKYRLLGGLSRIGLGGLRVPIPLKDPALFTGVARWQSFIQKDSLTLRKVSVRFALEDRKLTQHAREVAAMIRTPTWLVLAGRDRIVDNPKTREMLDRMAASDKEYTCYEEAAHTFEFEPDPRPYFRDLTNWVTRVARQTAGD, via the coding sequence ATGCAGCAATCGCCGCAGTGCGAGATCGAGATGTTCGACGGTGCCGGTCGGCTGCGATTGATGTCGCGACAATGGAGAGTAACTCGTCCGCGCGGTCGGGTGGTGTTTTTGCACGGCATCGTCAGCCACTCGGGATGGTATTTGGCCAGTTGCGATGCTCTCGCTCAAAATGGATTTGAAGTCCACTTCCTGGACCGTCGCGGCTCGGGAGGCAACCCGTCTCGTCGCGGCGATGTCGATGACTGGCGGCAGTGGATCGACGACGTCGTTTGCTTTTTAAAAACTCAACCGCGGGATGTCCCGTTAATCCTGGGCGGGATCAGTTGGGGCGGCAAACTGGCGTCCGTGCTCGCGGCCGAGCATCCTGATCTGATCGATGGGTTGGCACTCGTTTGTCCTGGAATCTACGCGGCGCAGTTCCCTTCGCCGGCCAAGTACCGATTGCTCGGCGGACTTTCGCGAATCGGCCTGGGCGGTCTGCGGGTTCCGATTCCGCTGAAGGATCCCGCGTTGTTCACCGGAGTCGCTCGCTGGCAATCGTTCATCCAAAAGGATTCGCTAACGCTTCGCAAAGTCAGCGTGCGATTCGCGTTGGAAGACCGGAAGCTGACCCAGCACGCTCGAGAAGTCGCCGCGATGATTCGCACGCCGACCTGGTTGGTATTGGCGGGGCGAGACCGGATCGTCGACAACCCGAAAACACGTGAAATGTTGGATCGGATGGCGGCAAGCGACAAAGAATACACGTGTTACGAGGAGGCGGCTCACACGTTTGAGTTCGAACCCGACCCGCGGCCCTACTTTCGAGATCTGACGAACTGGGTGACCCGGGTCGCTCGCCAAACGGCTGGGGATTGA
- a CDS encoding dipeptide epimerase, translated as MHVTELTAFLVPLPLKREIKHASFTRTESINLLIRCKLSNGTIGWGEGVPRPYVTGETPEGCLQQLSQSNLHPALMQSASNWPEVIAICDALQFNNDSDDSRGCGSNSLRCAVELSLLDAFGRHFGQPVSAVVPHVAEAAEIHVRQPRVRYSTTITSSGAKSERISALKMRAYGFAQCKIKVGVDGQDDPSRVARIRRWIGGGVDLRLDANEAWRPEEVAEKMRPLREFGVTCIEQPVAHDQVDALASLRESIGVPIMLDESLTSRMDAERAIELGTCDLFNLRLSKCGGFLSCLRLAALARASGLGYQLGCHPGESGVLSAAGRHWASSVRDIRYLEGSYDRHLLTTLPTQEDITFRYGGWAPALDSPGLGVTIREDWLRQNAKAERTFVVEAQ; from the coding sequence ATGCATGTCACTGAACTCACCGCGTTCCTGGTTCCGCTGCCGCTCAAACGCGAAATCAAACATGCTTCGTTCACGCGAACGGAAAGCATCAACCTGCTGATCCGATGCAAGTTGTCCAACGGCACAATCGGCTGGGGCGAAGGCGTCCCGCGACCTTACGTGACGGGAGAAACACCCGAAGGATGCTTGCAACAACTGTCGCAATCCAACCTTCATCCCGCGTTGATGCAGTCCGCATCGAACTGGCCCGAGGTCATCGCAATCTGTGATGCATTGCAGTTCAACAACGACTCCGACGATTCGCGCGGCTGCGGTTCCAATTCACTGCGCTGCGCGGTCGAACTCAGCTTGCTCGATGCCTTTGGCAGACACTTCGGGCAACCTGTCAGCGCGGTGGTGCCGCACGTTGCCGAAGCAGCGGAAATCCATGTGAGACAACCTCGCGTTCGCTACTCCACCACCATCACATCCTCGGGTGCCAAAAGCGAGCGAATCTCCGCTCTCAAAATGCGTGCCTATGGGTTCGCTCAATGCAAAATCAAAGTCGGCGTGGACGGGCAAGACGACCCGTCACGTGTCGCTCGTATTCGACGCTGGATCGGCGGTGGAGTGGACCTGCGGTTGGATGCCAATGAAGCCTGGCGTCCCGAGGAAGTCGCCGAGAAGATGCGTCCGCTTCGCGAGTTCGGTGTGACTTGCATCGAGCAACCGGTGGCTCACGATCAGGTCGATGCCCTCGCGTCGCTTCGCGAATCGATTGGCGTTCCGATCATGCTGGACGAATCATTGACCAGCCGCATGGATGCAGAGCGAGCCATCGAGCTGGGCACGTGCGACCTGTTCAACCTTCGGCTTTCCAAGTGCGGCGGCTTCTTGAGTTGCCTTCGCTTGGCCGCGCTCGCCCGAGCGTCGGGACTCGGTTACCAACTCGGGTGTCATCCCGGAGAGTCCGGTGTCCTCTCGGCTGCCGGCCGACACTGGGCCAGCTCCGTTCGCGACATTCGATACCTCGAAGGTTCGTACGATCGACACTTGCTGACCACCTTGCCAACTCAGGAGGACATCACGTTCCGATACGGCGGGTGGGCACCGGCACTCGATTCACCAGGCCTGGGCGTCACGATTCGCGAAGATTGGTTGCGACAGAACGCGAAAGCGGAACGCACGTTTGTGGTCGAAGCTCAATGA